In the genome of Enterococcus hirae ATCC 9790, one region contains:
- the adhE gene encoding bifunctional acetaldehyde-CoA/alcohol dehydrogenase, with the protein MAKVMEKEQPKTIDVQGMIDELATKANVALKEMENFDQEKVDHIVHEMAMAALDQHMPLAKMAVEETGRGIYEDKAIKNMYASEYIWNNIKHDKTVGVINEDVQKGLIEIAEPVGVVCGVTPTTNPTSTTIFKSMIALKTRNPIVFAFHPSAQKSSAEAARVVRDAAIAAGAPENCIQWIEHPSIEATSMLMNHPGIAIVLATGGAGMVKSAYSTGKPALGVGPGNVPAYIEKTAKIKRAVNDLIVSKTFDNGMICASEQAVIVDKEVYAAVKAEFQAHQVYFVKPAELSKLEDAVMNEGKYAVNPAIVGHSAMDIAKLAGIKVPEGTKMLVAELEGVGADYPLSREKLSPVLAMVKANNTEHAFELCEGMLNLGGLGHTAVIHSEDEELHVKFGLRMKACRILVNTPSAEGGIGNIYNEMIPSLTLGCGSYGKNSVSRNVSAINLINVKTVAKRRNNMQWFKLPPKIFFEKNSLLYLEKMENVERVMIVCDPGMVQFGYCDTVREVLSRRKNDVKIEVFSEVEPNPSTNTVYAGTKLMADFKPDTVIALGGGSAMDAAKGMWMFYEHPDTSFFGAKQKFLDIRKRTYKIDKPEKTQFVCIPTTSGTGSEVTPFAVITDSDTHVKYPLADYALTPDVAIVDPQFVMSVPASVTADTGMDVLTHAIESYVSVMASDYTRGLSLQAIKLVFDYLEKSVKTPDMESREKMHNASTMAGMAFANAFLGICHSVAHKIGGEYGIPHGRTNAILLPHIIRYNAKDPQKHAMFPKYDYFRADTDYADIAKFLGLKGQTTAELVEALATAVYELGQSVGINMSLKAQGVTQETLDSTVDRMAELAYEDQCTTANPKEPLISELKQIIIDAYNG; encoded by the coding sequence ATGGCTAAAGTAATGGAGAAAGAACAACCAAAAACTATTGATGTTCAAGGAATGATTGATGAATTAGCAACGAAAGCAAATGTCGCATTAAAAGAGATGGAAAACTTTGATCAAGAAAAAGTAGATCATATTGTGCATGAAATGGCAATGGCAGCATTAGATCAACATATGCCGTTAGCTAAAATGGCAGTTGAAGAAACTGGTCGTGGAATCTATGAAGATAAAGCGATCAAAAATATGTATGCTTCTGAATATATTTGGAATAACATCAAGCACGATAAAACAGTTGGTGTCATCAATGAAGATGTTCAAAAAGGCTTGATTGAAATTGCTGAACCAGTTGGTGTGGTTTGTGGGGTAACTCCAACAACTAACCCAACATCAACGACAATTTTTAAATCAATGATCGCGTTGAAAACAAGAAACCCAATCGTTTTTGCATTCCATCCAAGTGCTCAAAAATCTTCTGCTGAAGCAGCGCGTGTCGTTCGTGATGCAGCGATCGCAGCTGGCGCACCTGAAAATTGTATTCAATGGATTGAACATCCATCGATTGAAGCGACTTCAATGTTGATGAATCATCCAGGGATCGCAATTGTTTTAGCTACTGGTGGGGCGGGAATGGTAAAATCTGCTTATTCAACAGGAAAGCCAGCTTTAGGTGTTGGACCAGGTAATGTACCAGCATATATTGAAAAAACAGCAAAAATCAAACGAGCAGTGAATGACTTGATCGTTTCTAAAACGTTCGATAACGGAATGATTTGTGCTTCTGAGCAAGCAGTAATCGTTGACAAAGAAGTCTATGCTGCAGTTAAAGCAGAATTCCAAGCACATCAAGTCTATTTTGTGAAACCAGCTGAACTTTCAAAATTAGAAGATGCAGTGATGAATGAAGGTAAATACGCAGTAAATCCAGCAATCGTTGGACATTCTGCAATGGACATTGCAAAACTAGCTGGCATCAAAGTTCCAGAAGGGACAAAAATGTTAGTAGCTGAATTAGAAGGTGTCGGAGCGGATTACCCTCTTTCACGTGAAAAACTTTCTCCAGTACTTGCAATGGTTAAAGCAAACAATACAGAACATGCCTTTGAATTATGCGAAGGAATGTTGAACTTAGGCGGGTTAGGCCATACTGCAGTGATTCACTCAGAGGATGAAGAGCTGCATGTGAAGTTTGGTCTACGGATGAAAGCTTGCCGTATCTTAGTAAATACTCCTTCAGCAGAAGGTGGAATCGGAAATATCTATAACGAAATGATCCCTTCACTAACTTTAGGTTGTGGTTCATATGGTAAAAATTCTGTTTCTAGAAATGTAAGTGCCATCAACTTGATCAATGTCAAAACTGTAGCGAAACGGAGAAATAATATGCAATGGTTCAAATTACCACCAAAAATCTTCTTTGAAAAGAACTCTTTGCTTTATTTAGAAAAAATGGAAAACGTAGAGCGTGTCATGATCGTTTGTGATCCTGGTATGGTGCAGTTTGGTTACTGTGATACGGTTCGTGAAGTACTATCAAGACGTAAAAATGATGTGAAAATCGAAGTCTTCTCAGAAGTTGAGCCAAATCCTTCAACAAACACAGTCTATGCAGGAACGAAATTGATGGCTGATTTCAAACCAGACACAGTGATTGCATTAGGTGGCGGTTCTGCAATGGATGCTGCTAAAGGAATGTGGATGTTCTATGAACACCCAGATACTTCATTCTTTGGAGCAAAACAAAAATTCTTAGATATCCGTAAACGGACATATAAGATCGATAAACCAGAAAAAACACAATTTGTGTGTATTCCGACAACTTCAGGAACGGGTTCTGAAGTAACACCTTTTGCCGTTATCACAGATAGTGATACACATGTGAAATATCCATTGGCAGATTATGCATTAACACCAGATGTAGCAATCGTCGACCCACAATTTGTCATGTCAGTACCAGCTTCTGTCACGGCAGATACAGGGATGGACGTATTAACTCATGCGATTGAGTCTTATGTTTCTGTTATGGCTTCTGATTATACAAGAGGATTGAGCTTACAAGCAATCAAATTAGTCTTCGATTACCTAGAAAAATCAGTGAAAACTCCTGATATGGAATCACGAGAAAAAATGCACAACGCTTCTACAATGGCAGGGATGGCATTTGCGAACGCCTTCTTAGGAATTTGTCACTCAGTTGCGCATAAAATTGGTGGAGAATATGGTATCCCACATGGTCGTACAAATGCCATTTTATTACCACATATCATCCGCTATAATGCAAAAGATCCACAAAAACATGCAATGTTCCCTAAATATGATTACTTCCGTGCAGATACAGACTATGCAGATATTGCTAAGTTCTTAGGGTTAAAAGGACAAACAACAGCGGAATTAGTTGAAGCTTTAGCAACAGCAGTTTATGAATTAGGACAATCAGTTGGAATCAATATGAGCTTGAAGGCTCAAGGTGTGACACAAGAAACCTTAGATTCAACGGTTGACCGTATGGCAGAACTTGCTTATGAAGATCAATGTACAACAGCAAATCCAAAAGAGCCATTGATCAGTGAGCTAAAACAAATCATTATTGATGCTTATAATGGTTAA
- the yajC gene encoding preprotein translocase subunit YajC has product MGSLPMLVMFVALLAMWYFMSRSQKKQQQERQNLLDSMKSGDEVVTIGGLHGVVSEIDNEKRTVVIDCEGIFLEYDRAAIKTVKPGTVVTNDSTVNTVEKTEPKVAETVEVKEEATETVETPEDSKENK; this is encoded by the coding sequence ATGGGATCATTACCAATGTTAGTCATGTTCGTTGCTCTTTTAGCAATGTGGTATTTTATGTCACGTTCACAAAAGAAACAACAACAAGAACGACAAAATTTACTAGACAGTATGAAATCAGGCGATGAAGTAGTTACAATCGGCGGATTACATGGTGTTGTTTCAGAGATCGACAATGAAAAACGCACAGTTGTTATAGATTGTGAAGGGATTTTTCTAGAATACGATCGAGCAGCCATCAAAACGGTTAAACCTGGAACTGTCGTAACCAATGATTCGACAGTAAATACGGTAGAAAAAACAGAACCAAAAGTTGCTGAAACAGTAGAAGTGAAAGAAGAAGCTACTGAAACTGTTGAAACACCTGAAGATAGTAAAGAAAACAAATAG
- the tgt gene encoding tRNA guanosine(34) transglycosylase Tgt has translation MTQPAIRYRLIKKEKHTGARLGELITPHGTFPTPMFMPVGTLATVKTMSPEELKAMGAGVILSNTYHLWLRPGEDLVEEAGGLHKFMNWDQPILTDSGGFQVFSLSDMRNIEEEGVHFKNHLNGSRMFLSPEKAINIQNKLGSDIMMSFDECPPFDESYDYVKKSVERTSRWAERGLKAHLNPDRQGLFGIIQGAGFEDLRRQSAKDLISMDFPGYSIGGLSVGEPKSEMNRVLEFTTPLIPEDKPRYLMGVGAADSLIDGVIRGVDMFDCVLPTRIARNGTCMTSQGRLVVKNAQYAHDFRPIDEKCDCYTCKNYTRAYIRHLIKCDETFGIRLTSYHNLYFLLNLMKQVRQAIMDDNLLEFRAAFFEEYGFNKENAKSF, from the coding sequence ATGACACAACCTGCCATTCGTTATCGTTTAATCAAAAAAGAAAAACATACCGGTGCCCGTCTTGGTGAATTGATCACTCCTCATGGGACATTTCCCACACCAATGTTTATGCCTGTGGGAACACTAGCAACTGTCAAAACCATGTCACCTGAAGAATTAAAAGCAATGGGTGCGGGAGTCATTTTAAGTAATACGTACCATTTATGGTTAAGACCTGGAGAAGACTTGGTAGAAGAAGCAGGCGGCTTACACAAGTTCATGAATTGGGATCAACCGATTTTGACAGATTCAGGTGGTTTTCAAGTGTTCTCGCTAAGCGATATGCGTAACATCGAAGAAGAGGGTGTCCATTTTAAAAATCATTTAAATGGTTCTCGGATGTTTTTATCACCAGAAAAAGCAATTAATATCCAAAATAAATTAGGATCAGACATCATGATGAGCTTCGATGAATGTCCTCCTTTTGATGAAAGCTATGATTATGTCAAAAAATCAGTGGAAAGAACCTCACGTTGGGCTGAGCGAGGCTTAAAAGCCCATCTGAATCCTGATCGTCAAGGATTATTTGGTATCATTCAAGGAGCTGGGTTTGAAGATTTACGTCGCCAAAGTGCAAAAGATTTGATTTCAATGGATTTCCCTGGCTATTCAATCGGTGGTTTGTCTGTTGGCGAACCTAAATCAGAAATGAACCGTGTGTTAGAGTTTACAACACCATTGATCCCTGAGGATAAACCGCGTTATTTAATGGGTGTTGGTGCAGCAGATTCATTGATTGATGGCGTGATTAGAGGAGTCGATATGTTTGACTGTGTCTTGCCTACACGTATCGCAAGAAATGGTACTTGTATGACTTCGCAGGGACGCTTAGTTGTGAAAAATGCACAATACGCACATGACTTCCGCCCAATCGATGAGAAATGTGACTGCTACACATGTAAAAATTATACACGTGCGTATATTCGTCATTTGATCAAATGTGATGAAACATTTGGGATACGGTTAACGTCTTACCATAACTTGTACTTCTTATTAAACTTGATGAAACAAGTGCGTCAAGCGATCATGGATGACAATTTATTAGAATTTCGAGCAGCCTTTTTTGAGGAATATGGGTTTAATAAAGAGAATGCCAAAAGTTTCTAA
- a CDS encoding deoxynucleoside kinase → MSVIVLAGTIGAGKSSLTEMMAEHFGSRAFYESIEDNEVLPLFYANPEQYAFLLQIYFLNKRFESIKQAMKEDNNVLDRSIYEDSLLFHLNADLGRATETEVRVYDELLANMMEELPYAAHKKHPDLLVHIRVSFDTMLERIEKRGRSYEQLSFDPSLYDYYKELNRRYDQWYDEYNESPKIQIDGDRFNFVEDPQAKVEVLNMIEEKLAEIRQEVFVS, encoded by the coding sequence ATGAGTGTGATTGTTTTAGCAGGTACCATTGGCGCTGGAAAATCAAGTTTAACAGAAATGATGGCTGAACACTTTGGAAGTCGAGCTTTTTATGAGTCAATCGAGGATAATGAGGTATTGCCTTTATTTTATGCCAATCCTGAGCAGTATGCGTTTTTGTTACAAATCTATTTTTTGAATAAACGTTTTGAAAGTATCAAGCAGGCAATGAAAGAAGACAACAATGTTTTAGATCGTTCGATCTATGAAGATTCTTTGCTTTTTCATTTGAATGCTGATTTGGGTCGGGCAACTGAAACAGAAGTTCGAGTATATGACGAGCTATTAGCAAATATGATGGAAGAGTTGCCGTATGCCGCACATAAAAAACATCCGGATTTATTGGTTCATATTCGTGTTTCATTTGATACGATGCTTGAACGGATCGAAAAAAGAGGACGATCATATGAACAACTTTCCTTCGATCCAAGCTTATATGATTATTACAAAGAATTGAATCGTCGCTATGATCAATGGTATGACGAGTACAATGAAAGTCCCAAAATCCAAATTGATGGCGATCGATTCAATTTTGTGGAAGATCCCCAAGCAAAAGTAGAAGTGCTGAACATGATTGAAGAAAAGTTGGCAGAAATTCGTCAAGAAGTCTTTGTTTCTTGA
- a CDS encoding phosphomevalonate kinase, whose amino-acid sequence MIEVSAPGKLYIAGEYAVVETGHPAIIVAIDQFVTVTVETARKVGSIQSEQYSGMPIRWTRRDGELVLDIRENPFHYILAAIRLTEKYAREKNILLSFYDLKVTSELDSSNGRKYGLGSSGAVTVATVKALNMFYALNLTQIEIFKIAALANLTVQDNGSCGDIAASCYGGWIAFSTFDHQWLQEQEKQHTIVELIEMDWPGLSIESLPTPKDLRLLIGWTGSPASTSDLVDQVHRSRKEKMVAYQKFLQDSTLCVHEMIKGFKENNIDLIQAMIRKNRQLLHELSSITGVLIETPALNKLCSLAEEYEGAAKSSGAGGGDCGIVIVDQKSGILPLMSAWELAEITPLPLHVYSNQRKEKG is encoded by the coding sequence ATGATTGAAGTATCTGCACCAGGAAAACTTTATATTGCTGGAGAATACGCAGTTGTTGAAACCGGACATCCGGCTATCATCGTAGCCATTGATCAGTTTGTTACTGTAACCGTTGAAACCGCACGAAAAGTCGGCAGCATCCAATCTGAGCAATATAGTGGCATGCCGATTCGTTGGACTCGGCGTGATGGTGAACTTGTCTTGGATATTCGTGAAAATCCATTTCATTATATCCTTGCTGCCATTCGTTTGACTGAAAAATACGCACGAGAAAAAAATATTTTACTTTCTTTTTATGACCTAAAAGTGACAAGTGAATTGGATAGTTCTAACGGACGCAAATACGGTCTAGGCTCAAGTGGCGCCGTAACTGTCGCAACAGTCAAGGCATTGAATATGTTTTATGCGTTAAATCTTACACAGATTGAAATTTTCAAAATTGCTGCACTAGCAAATTTAACGGTTCAAGATAATGGCTCTTGTGGAGATATTGCAGCTAGTTGTTATGGTGGTTGGATTGCTTTTTCAACCTTTGATCACCAGTGGCTCCAAGAACAAGAAAAACAACATACAATCGTTGAACTCATCGAAATGGATTGGCCTGGTTTATCCATTGAGTCTCTTCCGACACCGAAAGATCTGCGTTTACTGATTGGTTGGACTGGCAGTCCTGCATCAACTTCTGATTTAGTCGATCAAGTCCATCGCTCACGTAAGGAAAAAATGGTAGCCTATCAAAAATTTTTACAAGATAGTACCTTATGCGTTCATGAAATGATTAAAGGATTCAAAGAAAATAACATTGATTTGATCCAAGCTATGATTAGAAAAAACCGACAACTACTCCATGAGCTATCTTCAATTACGGGCGTATTGATCGAAACGCCTGCTTTAAATAAATTATGTAGCTTAGCAGAAGAATACGAGGGAGCAGCAAAATCATCTGGAGCAGGTGGTGGCGATTGTGGTATCGTAATCGTGGATCAAAAATCCGGTATCTTGCCTTTGATGAGCGCTTGGGAATTAGCAGAAATTACACCCTTGCCATTACACGTCTATAGTAACCAACGAAAGGAAAAAGGATGA
- the mvk gene encoding mevalonate kinase: MANYGQGESNGKIILMGEHAVVYGEPAIAFPFQAAKVVASLNEHITSSGDQLVSSYYTGILRDAPHSLKNIKQLVFNLKKELQIEQSLELTIHSTIPAERGMGSSAAVATAVTRAFYDYLEQPLSREQLLTNVQISEKIAHGNPSGIDAAATSSLEPIYFVKGHPFDYFSLNIDAFLIVADTGIKGQTRAVVKDVAHLFEKDQQKVGQKIQQLGYLTRQAKKAIVKNNPEHLAQAMNEAQLILKNLTISNDFLDVLIETARDSGALGAKLTGGGRGGCMIALAQTKTKAQEISEALLQAGAAATWIQGLGVHTYV, from the coding sequence ATGGCAAATTATGGCCAAGGGGAATCAAATGGTAAAATTATTCTGATGGGCGAACATGCAGTTGTCTACGGCGAACCGGCAATCGCTTTTCCTTTTCAGGCAGCAAAAGTAGTTGCTTCCTTGAATGAACACATCACTTCGTCAGGAGATCAGCTTGTTTCTTCCTACTATACAGGAATACTGCGTGATGCCCCACATTCGTTAAAAAACATCAAGCAGTTAGTATTCAACTTAAAAAAGGAACTGCAAATTGAGCAATCATTAGAGTTAACTATTCACAGCACTATCCCTGCCGAACGTGGAATGGGCTCAAGCGCTGCAGTAGCTACGGCAGTTACTCGTGCCTTTTACGATTATCTCGAACAACCACTTTCTCGCGAACAGCTCTTGACAAATGTCCAAATTTCAGAAAAAATTGCCCATGGTAATCCTAGTGGTATCGATGCTGCGGCAACAAGCAGTTTAGAACCAATCTACTTTGTGAAAGGACACCCGTTTGATTATTTCTCTTTAAATATCGACGCTTTTTTGATTGTCGCTGATACCGGAATCAAAGGTCAGACGCGAGCAGTGGTCAAAGACGTTGCTCATTTATTTGAAAAAGATCAGCAGAAAGTTGGACAAAAAATCCAACAACTAGGATACTTAACAAGGCAAGCCAAAAAAGCCATTGTTAAAAATAACCCCGAGCATTTAGCCCAAGCGATGAATGAAGCCCAACTAATTTTAAAAAATTTAACGATCAGCAACGATTTTCTTGATGTATTGATCGAAACCGCTAGAGATTCAGGCGCTTTGGGAGCAAAACTAACTGGTGGTGGTCGAGGTGGCTGCATGATTGCGCTAGCTCAAACAAAAACAAAAGCCCAAGAAATCAGCGAAGCCCTCTTACAAGCGGGAGCAGCTGCAACTTGGATTCAAGGATTAGGAGTACATACCTATGTTTAA
- the mvaD gene encoding diphosphomevalonate decarboxylase has protein sequence MFKGKARAYTNIALIKYWGKKNESLILPMNNSLSLTLDAFYTETEVSFSEAYTEDQFYLDNQLQDEKATKKISTFLDIVREKAGTTKKAKVISQNFVPTAAGLASSASGLAALAGACNEALKLGLDDQALSRLARRGSGSACRSIFGGFVEWEKGHDDQSSYAHPISSDGFEDHLAMVFLLLNEQKKDVSSRDGMRRTVETSSFYQGWLDSVEADLYQLKQAIKTKNFQLLGETMEQNGLKMHGTTLAARPPFTYWSPDSLKAMQAVRDLRNQGIPCYFTMDAGPNVKVLVQKDHLDKVKTTFSDLFSSQQVISAFAGPGMTIIE, from the coding sequence ATGTTTAAAGGCAAAGCACGAGCATATACGAATATCGCCCTTATCAAGTACTGGGGTAAAAAAAATGAATCGTTAATTCTCCCGATGAATAACAGCTTATCACTCACATTAGATGCATTTTATACGGAAACTGAAGTCAGCTTTTCAGAAGCTTACACGGAAGACCAATTTTATTTAGATAATCAATTGCAAGATGAAAAAGCAACCAAAAAAATCAGTACTTTTTTGGATATTGTGAGAGAAAAAGCGGGTACCACGAAAAAAGCAAAAGTGATCAGCCAGAATTTCGTTCCGACTGCTGCGGGTTTAGCTTCTTCTGCCAGCGGCTTAGCGGCTTTAGCCGGAGCATGCAACGAGGCATTGAAATTAGGGTTAGATGACCAAGCTTTATCAAGACTGGCTCGTAGAGGATCAGGTTCCGCTTGTCGGAGTATTTTTGGTGGATTTGTTGAATGGGAAAAAGGACACGATGATCAAAGTTCGTATGCTCATCCAATTTCCTCAGACGGTTTTGAAGATCACTTAGCGATGGTCTTTCTATTGTTGAATGAACAAAAAAAGGATGTCTCAAGTCGTGATGGTATGCGCCGAACGGTTGAAACTTCAAGTTTTTATCAAGGATGGTTAGATTCTGTCGAAGCCGATCTTTATCAACTAAAACAAGCAATCAAAACTAAGAACTTTCAACTTCTAGGTGAAACTATGGAACAAAATGGGTTAAAAATGCACGGAACGACATTAGCTGCTCGTCCGCCATTTACCTACTGGTCTCCTGATAGTTTAAAAGCCATGCAAGCGGTACGGGATTTAAGAAATCAGGGGATTCCTTGTTACTTTACTATGGATGCTGGCCCAAATGTGAAAGTGCTAGTTCAAAAAGACCATCTAGATAAGGTCAAAACAACATTTAGTGACTTATTTAGTAGCCAACAAGTCATTTCGGCTTTTGCAGGTCCAGGAATGACGATTATTGAATAA
- the fni gene encoding type 2 isopentenyl-diphosphate Delta-isomerase: protein MNRKDEHVSLAKAFHSKQKNEFDTVRIVHNPLPEVSMSEIDLHTTVAGLTLDYPLYINAMTGGSEKTKKINHDLAMIAKETNLMIATGSVSAALKDPALSDSYTIMRDVYPEGKILANVGAGTSLARAKEAIELFQADALQLHLNAPQELVMPEGDRDFSNWKELIKEIIEGISVPLIVKEVGFGMTRETIDELAELGVQTIDISGRSGTSFTQIENARRKKRELDYLVDWGQSTVTSLLEANEAQHQVEILASGGIRNAFDLFKALCLGANAVGVSGTILTHLMTHGVAETIQLVQQWQAELQRLLTMVGAKTIQELHHQPLILSGTTKDWCEARGIPLTKYGTRKK, encoded by the coding sequence ATGAATCGAAAAGATGAACATGTCTCATTAGCTAAAGCTTTTCATAGTAAACAAAAAAATGAATTTGATACGGTTCGAATCGTTCATAACCCCTTACCTGAAGTTTCCATGTCAGAGATTGATCTACATACGACTGTTGCTGGCTTAACTTTAGACTATCCTTTATATATCAATGCTATGACTGGTGGAAGTGAAAAAACTAAAAAAATCAACCATGATTTAGCGATGATCGCAAAAGAAACAAATTTAATGATTGCCACGGGTTCAGTCAGTGCAGCTTTAAAAGATCCTGCTTTAAGCGATTCTTACACGATCATGCGTGACGTTTATCCAGAAGGAAAGATCCTTGCCAACGTAGGAGCCGGCACCTCTTTAGCACGAGCAAAAGAGGCGATTGAACTATTTCAAGCCGATGCTTTACAACTCCATCTCAATGCACCACAAGAATTGGTGATGCCTGAAGGGGATCGTGATTTTTCCAATTGGAAAGAATTGATCAAAGAAATCATCGAAGGCATTTCGGTTCCTTTGATCGTGAAAGAAGTCGGTTTTGGTATGACCAGAGAAACGATTGATGAACTAGCCGAGTTGGGAGTTCAGACAATCGATATCAGTGGCCGAAGCGGAACCAGCTTCACTCAAATCGAAAATGCTCGTCGAAAAAAAAGAGAGTTAGATTATTTAGTCGATTGGGGACAATCAACGGTTACTTCTCTGCTAGAGGCAAACGAAGCCCAACATCAAGTAGAGATTCTTGCTTCTGGTGGTATTCGCAATGCCTTCGACCTCTTCAAAGCACTTTGTCTTGGTGCCAATGCAGTAGGCGTTTCTGGAACGATCTTAACGCATCTCATGACACACGGCGTGGCAGAAACGATCCAACTAGTCCAACAATGGCAAGCAGAACTTCAACGGCTATTGACCATGGTAGGAGCTAAAACTATCCAAGAACTTCATCACCAACCCTTGATCTTATCTGGAACTACTAAAGATTGGTGCGAAGCCCGAGGAATCCCTCTGACCAAATATGGCACACGAAAGAAATAA